One genomic window of Mailhella massiliensis includes the following:
- a CDS encoding polysaccharide biosynthesis/export family protein, producing MKAIYHAGILFSLCTLCAQPVFAAENPLQNYSGAAQYGGSSMASGTPMQGGLPASARNGMNVVSQSTPGGYPVFDASAPYREKQSIPTVMDAPPAWAQGSLSPSASALLAPFGANLFRGNFAGTYSDGMNGDYVILPGDRIMVRVWGAKTYDDVLPVDQQGNIFLPEVGPVRVAGLKQSALQGAVRSRLASVFTDNVNIYVNLQSSQPVAVYVTGFVNQPGRYAGSPVDSVMSYLDRAGGITPNRGTFRNVKVKRGNKVVASLDLYDFALNGNMPDIRLKEGDVILVGERGVSVAACGMLRQEARYEFKGQATGSQLIAYGSPLSSATHVSVTGIRGGRPFNEYMTMQEFSSMRLADGDSVEFVADTRGRTIMASVSGAIRGASRFPVKNSTTLRALLAYVEVDPALADVSAVYVRRQSVARQQKTILEDSLHRLERSALTATSATAEEAEIRVREAELVQDFIHRAASLTPDGVVVVSRGGQVRDLLLEDGDEVVIPQKSDVVQVSGEVLLPKAVTFDAAMKAEDYVKSAGGLTDRADEDNILVARMNGEVGPIAELGVHAGDRILVMPRVDTKNLELAKSISQVLYQIAVATKVAVGL from the coding sequence ATGAAAGCGATATACCACGCCGGCATACTATTTTCGCTCTGCACGCTCTGTGCTCAGCCTGTTTTTGCAGCGGAGAATCCGCTCCAGAACTACAGCGGGGCGGCGCAGTACGGCGGCTCTTCCATGGCATCGGGCACGCCCATGCAGGGCGGGCTGCCTGCCTCGGCCAGAAACGGCATGAATGTGGTTTCCCAGTCCACGCCCGGGGGCTATCCGGTGTTCGACGCTTCGGCCCCGTACCGGGAAAAGCAGTCCATCCCCACGGTGATGGACGCGCCGCCCGCCTGGGCGCAGGGGAGTCTGTCGCCTTCCGCCTCCGCGCTGCTTGCTCCCTTCGGGGCCAATCTGTTCCGGGGAAATTTTGCGGGCACCTACAGTGACGGCATGAACGGCGACTATGTCATTCTGCCCGGCGACCGCATCATGGTGCGCGTATGGGGCGCGAAAACCTATGACGACGTGCTGCCCGTGGACCAGCAGGGCAACATCTTTCTGCCGGAAGTTGGGCCTGTGCGTGTGGCCGGGCTCAAGCAGTCCGCTTTGCAGGGGGCGGTGCGCTCGCGCCTTGCCTCGGTATTCACCGACAACGTGAACATCTACGTCAATCTCCAGAGTTCCCAGCCCGTGGCCGTGTATGTGACGGGCTTTGTGAACCAGCCGGGCCGCTATGCGGGCAGCCCCGTGGATTCCGTGATGTCGTACCTCGACAGGGCGGGGGGCATTACGCCGAACCGGGGCACCTTCCGCAACGTGAAGGTGAAGCGCGGCAACAAGGTGGTGGCGAGTCTTGATCTTTATGATTTCGCCCTCAACGGCAACATGCCCGACATCCGGTTGAAGGAAGGCGACGTCATCCTTGTGGGAGAACGCGGGGTGAGTGTGGCGGCCTGCGGCATGTTGCGGCAGGAGGCCCGGTATGAGTTCAAGGGGCAGGCCACGGGCTCGCAGCTCATTGCCTACGGCAGCCCGCTTTCCAGCGCCACGCATGTGAGCGTTACGGGCATCCGGGGCGGCAGGCCCTTCAATGAGTACATGACCATGCAGGAATTTTCCTCCATGCGTCTTGCCGACGGGGACAGCGTGGAATTCGTGGCCGATACGCGTGGCCGCACCATCATGGCCTCGGTGAGCGGCGCCATACGCGGAGCATCGCGTTTCCCGGTAAAGAACAGCACCACGCTGCGGGCCCTGCTTGCCTATGTGGAGGTGGACCCGGCCCTTGCCGACGTTTCCGCCGTGTATGTGCGCCGCCAGAGCGTGGCGCGCCAGCAGAAGACCATACTGGAAGATTCGCTGCACCGCCTGGAGCGTTCCGCGCTCACGGCCACGTCCGCCACGGCGGAGGAGGCCGAGATCCGCGTGCGCGAGGCGGAACTGGTGCAGGACTTCATCCATCGTGCGGCAAGCCTCACGCCCGACGGCGTGGTGGTGGTGAGCCGGGGCGGGCAGGTGCGCGACCTGTTGCTGGAAGACGGCGACGAAGTGGTCATTCCGCAGAAGAGCGACGTGGTGCAGGTGTCCGGCGAGGTGCTTCTGCCCAAGGCCGTGACCTTCGATGCCGCCATGAAGGCGGAAGACTATGTGAAGAGCGCGGGCGGCCTTACCGACCGTGCGGATGAGGACAACATTCTTGTTGCGCGCATGAACGGGGAGGTGGGCCCCATTGCGGAACTGGGCGTGCATGCTGGAGACCGCATTCTGGTCATGCCCCGCGTGGATACCAAGAATCTGGAACTGGCCAAGAGTATTTCTCAGGTACTCTACCAGATTGCCGTGGCCACCAAGGTGGCGGTAGGGCTGTAG
- a CDS encoding CDP-glycerol glycerophosphotransferase family protein: MKYWKKQLCKLLYKLFCLFPGTSRICFIECGTSRSYSNLDILWEYLHEKVKSVRIDGTTCCLSALWNISRSSVLVMDQSSPMVSNLRIEDKTVCVQVWHSSGLYKYVGFDAIRNHIDVEVEIRRLNRIHGNIDWFIISDKKLINNYAQAFNLNPKQVLPLGLVRTDRLYTCDIAEAHEKLFHMFPECRGKKLLLYAPTFRSGDMQGKRTHRYQLDVALLQAKLGQDWCFLLRRHPSVVEDVPEGWKDVSLLLQEDCLAMSDVLVTDYSSILFDYSFFRRPIFLFISDIIGYKHKERGIYIEPEELVGEKYVCHSSQEIVEKIRYLNNDEHHIWEKYMSACDGHSAERVACFIEKLSKRNVK, from the coding sequence ATGAAATACTGGAAAAAACAGCTATGCAAATTGCTTTATAAGCTCTTCTGCCTGTTCCCGGGAACTTCACGCATCTGTTTTATCGAGTGCGGGACAAGTCGCAGTTATTCCAATCTTGATATTCTCTGGGAGTACTTGCATGAAAAGGTGAAATCCGTCCGTATAGATGGAACGACATGCTGTCTTTCCGCTCTATGGAATATATCCAGATCAAGCGTACTGGTTATGGATCAGTCGTCTCCGATGGTAAGTAATTTACGAATCGAAGACAAAACCGTCTGTGTTCAGGTATGGCATAGTAGCGGACTTTATAAATATGTCGGCTTTGATGCCATAAGAAATCATATAGATGTTGAAGTTGAAATAAGGCGGCTTAACAGAATTCACGGAAATATTGACTGGTTTATTATATCAGATAAAAAATTGATTAATAACTATGCTCAGGCATTTAATTTAAATCCTAAACAGGTTCTTCCTCTGGGGCTTGTGCGTACGGATAGGTTATATACCTGCGATATTGCAGAGGCTCATGAAAAACTTTTTCATATGTTTCCAGAATGCAGGGGAAAAAAACTGCTCCTGTACGCACCAACCTTTCGGTCGGGCGATATGCAGGGAAAGCGTACCCACAGGTATCAGCTTGATGTTGCGCTTCTTCAGGCGAAACTGGGGCAGGATTGGTGTTTCTTGCTGAGAAGGCATCCTTCTGTCGTGGAGGATGTACCAGAGGGATGGAAAGATGTTTCCCTTTTGTTGCAGGAAGATTGTCTTGCTATGTCGGATGTGTTGGTAACGGATTATTCCTCTATTCTTTTTGATTATTCCTTTTTCAGGCGCCCTATATTTCTATTTATTTCTGATATCATAGGATACAAACATAAAGAAAGAGGGATTTATATTGAACCAGAAGAGCTTGTCGGTGAAAAATATGTATGCCATTCATCACAGGAGATTGTAGAAAAGATACGCTATTTAAATAATGACGAACACCATATATGGGAAAAGTATATGAGTGCTTGTGATGGTCATAGTGCTGAACGTGTGGCGTGTTTTATTGAAAAACTAAGTAAAAGGAATGTGAAATGA
- a CDS encoding IspD/TarI family cytidylyltransferase — MNYALVFAGGVGERMHTHGVPKQFLEVFGKPIIVYTIEHFQRHRSIDGIVVVCVESHIKLMHSLIAHYDLSKVKVVVPGGSTGQESIRNGLFEIAKYANDDDVVLIHDGVRPIIDEDLISRNISSVQQFGSAISSSNAIETFCLVEKYGTIDKILPRPQCIIAKAPQSFKVRDIVECHRRAMQDGINDAIDSAALMQHYGHELHYVSCSTSNIKITTPIDYYLFKGILNAQESMQVMGM; from the coding sequence ATGAATTATGCGCTTGTGTTTGCTGGTGGAGTCGGGGAACGGATGCATACGCATGGAGTTCCTAAACAGTTTCTTGAAGTATTTGGGAAGCCTATCATTGTTTATACTATAGAACATTTTCAGAGGCACAGAAGCATAGATGGTATCGTTGTCGTCTGTGTGGAATCGCATATAAAGCTGATGCATTCGCTAATTGCGCATTATGACCTTTCGAAAGTGAAAGTAGTAGTTCCCGGGGGAAGTACAGGACAGGAATCCATCAGAAATGGTCTTTTTGAAATAGCCAAATACGCCAACGATGATGATGTCGTTCTGATTCATGACGGGGTCAGACCTATCATAGATGAAGATTTGATTTCCAGAAATATCAGTTCCGTACAACAGTTTGGTTCTGCCATATCGTCTTCAAATGCCATTGAAACTTTTTGTCTCGTAGAAAAATACGGGACGATTGATAAAATTTTACCTCGTCCCCAGTGTATCATAGCCAAGGCTCCCCAGTCTTTTAAGGTACGCGACATTGTTGAATGTCATCGCAGAGCTATGCAGGATGGTATCAATGATGCGATAGATTCTGCTGCTCTTATGCAGCATTACGGTCATGAACTTCACTATGTATCTTGTTCTACTTCAAATATAAAAATTACTACCCCCATAGATTATTATCTTTTCAAGGGAATTTTGAATGCTCAGGAAAGCATGCAGGTTATGGGAATGTAA
- a CDS encoding NAD-dependent epimerase/dehydratase family protein, translating to MQKESSWCSEHPVLVEDMAEVVSDRVIPWEKLNGATVLVTGATGLIGSLLVKVLLYAAESRGMSMRICAVVRSMVKAEKVFAGQKHFWGTKLVFHVADVRDAFPQSMAADYIIHAASSTASLDFISRPVDVITTTLDGTRNILDFARQHSSRSVVYISSMEVYGKLDHERVREEESGSINPLAIRSSYPQSKRMAETLCVAYASQYGVPVKIVRPTLTFGAGIPDTDNRVYAQFARAALAGADIVLHTMGTTKRDYLYTSDAVRSILSVLLLGENGRAYNLSNPETYSTIREMAELVSSMGRGSRLVFDCDEEKQKRYAEEIHIQLDGSAFNGLNYFPHKGLREMFERMMRVMRDKLC from the coding sequence ATGCAAAAAGAGTCATCGTGGTGCTCTGAACATCCTGTTCTTGTTGAAGACATGGCGGAGGTTGTTTCCGATCGGGTTATCCCGTGGGAGAAGTTGAACGGTGCTACTGTACTGGTAACTGGAGCAACAGGACTTATCGGTTCTCTTCTTGTTAAGGTTCTTCTTTATGCCGCCGAAAGCCGCGGTATGAGCATGCGTATCTGTGCCGTGGTCCGCAGTATGGTCAAGGCGGAAAAGGTATTTGCCGGGCAGAAGCATTTCTGGGGAACAAAGCTTGTTTTTCATGTGGCGGATGTGAGGGATGCTTTTCCGCAGAGTATGGCTGCGGATTACATTATCCATGCGGCGAGTTCGACGGCCAGCCTGGATTTCATTTCCAGGCCGGTAGACGTTATCACCACAACATTGGACGGCACCAGAAATATTCTTGATTTCGCACGGCAGCATTCTTCTCGTTCCGTTGTCTATATTTCATCCATGGAAGTGTATGGGAAGCTTGATCATGAGCGGGTGCGGGAAGAAGAAAGCGGATCAATCAACCCACTGGCCATACGCAGCAGCTATCCCCAGAGCAAGCGCATGGCGGAAACATTGTGTGTAGCTTATGCCTCACAGTATGGGGTGCCCGTGAAGATAGTGCGCCCGACCCTGACCTTCGGTGCAGGCATACCCGATACGGATAACCGTGTTTACGCGCAGTTTGCGCGTGCCGCGTTGGCGGGGGCGGATATTGTTCTCCATACCATGGGAACGACAAAGCGCGACTATCTTTATACATCCGATGCCGTGCGCAGCATACTTTCCGTTCTGCTTCTGGGAGAAAACGGCAGAGCCTATAATCTTTCCAACCCTGAGACATATTCGACCATTCGGGAAATGGCGGAACTTGTTTCATCTATGGGAAGAGGAAGCAGGCTTGTTTTTGACTGTGATGAGGAGAAGCAGAAGCGTTATGCCGAAGAAATTCATATTCAGCTGGACGGCAGTGCTTTTAATGGCCTGAATTATTTTCCTCATAAGGGACTGCGGGAAATGTTTGAACGGATGATGCGCGTCATGAGGGACAAACTCTGCTGA
- a CDS encoding bifunctional glycosyltransferase/CDP-glycerol:glycerophosphate glycerophosphotransferase has translation MSAFFSINYIITKAEACAERLAALYDGASADLLQLNIFDTVCSEETREASRRAVEALGGGARCLECPGKEMASIRNQGMELSSGAFVNFCDSDVFLSAAHLSALHDICKKNNTFNIICISPYKLSDTQKEIHYFEAVKSIYKDSDNFINLCLQSYFWKRDVFKNIKFNENYVFESEFDYIIRNIANEKKYYISNIKVEVDFIFETDFYNYPDQYYLEWYSRTLKEVYIPLVKEYKKSIFVKLAVTYLVELRFACNRNNRNKNILSGDLLKEFFEVCAQVFSGVDDTILTKYNINNKKLFPKYMSLVMLKIKYRKPELLPDICSSSTELFGVFKRKIIERHVNMTMEIKAINRFGKNIIFDYEISNTYIFKKEEIEGFAKVASKKIPFIKDSVYSLDKYFGMTMKSGFTGSVVIPTDLLKSGVSISFYLKHKDCTISLPVRFVKTAARLGNADAFYWRIGRYLISYDSEHCRISVTQAGMFPCLKKELGLYAFLVRRACRHELPFGRMLRVLGLRLAYWATKPFIKKEVWLSFDQLFKGGDNGEYLFRYVNDHAVDGVDMYYIINRDCEDSRRLRKTYKNVLAYNSFKLRLLSLHAAYVFATRVDVKQYCGFSNAIEEYFRDILNYRVLCLQHGLSIQQIAEYQNRIFDNTLYYFCVSEYEIKNISHPVYGYSKERLLLTGAPRYDGLISTDKRQILIAPTWRRNVTAGTNRKGEMHSYSVNFKETEYYRIYNSLINDEKLIACAKRCGYRLIYLVHPILSPQVNDFDRNDYVEILAGASGNINYEKMLSESSLMVTDHSGIQYDFAFMKKPLVYYHPDALPPQYEAKTMDYETMGFGPVCRNHESVVEAICSYMEKNCAIEAEYERRIEAFFAFTDRNNCKRVVEGMTYIRALESARNMVKARHIAWRFAGYEVHTGVADTDAMLAASTCRLASMAAPFRVRKLFPEGVQLAWTDVPGGKGYTLFRKIRGKKYEQIAGLPAKQTTFTDVLKHGWPVEYRLVADLGDKVKAEAVLKVEEPIRVSRPEHAHLERLEDGSLRLVWEADSAVSGWNIRYKSAQYPNGHKVAVLPGSVHSWDIPAGLGQVAGLQVEAFAETAPGIVAYSGYCAMVDLESFKEKAADTMLPAVEDIALGEAVDNSPAAGKGIHEDNV, from the coding sequence ATGTCTGCCTTTTTTTCTATAAATTATATCATAACCAAGGCTGAGGCTTGTGCGGAGAGGCTTGCGGCGCTGTATGACGGGGCCTCTGCCGATCTTCTTCAGCTCAATATCTTTGATACCGTATGCAGCGAGGAAACCCGGGAGGCTTCGCGGCGTGCTGTGGAAGCTCTGGGGGGAGGGGCTCGCTGTCTGGAATGTCCGGGGAAGGAAATGGCGTCCATACGCAATCAGGGCATGGAACTTTCCAGCGGAGCCTTTGTCAACTTCTGTGACAGTGATGTTTTTTTATCGGCCGCTCATCTGTCGGCACTTCATGATATATGCAAAAAAAATAATACATTTAATATCATCTGCATCTCTCCTTACAAACTTTCCGACACTCAGAAAGAAATACATTACTTTGAAGCAGTAAAAAGTATATACAAGGACAGCGATAACTTCATCAACCTCTGTCTGCAGAGCTATTTTTGGAAGCGTGATGTATTTAAAAATATAAAATTTAATGAAAATTATGTATTCGAAAGTGAATTTGATTATATAATACGCAATATTGCAAATGAAAAAAAATATTATATTTCAAATATAAAAGTTGAAGTTGATTTTATATTTGAGACTGATTTTTATAATTATCCAGATCAGTATTATTTGGAATGGTACAGTCGGACGCTGAAAGAAGTTTATATTCCTCTTGTAAAAGAATATAAGAAATCGATATTTGTTAAGCTTGCAGTAACATATCTTGTGGAGTTGCGTTTTGCGTGCAATCGCAATAACAGAAATAAGAATATACTCTCCGGTGATCTGCTTAAAGAGTTTTTTGAAGTGTGCGCGCAGGTCTTTTCTGGTGTAGATGATACTATTCTGACAAAGTATAATATTAATAATAAAAAATTATTTCCTAAGTATATGTCGCTCGTTATGCTGAAGATCAAATATAGAAAGCCTGAACTGCTTCCTGATATTTGTAGTTCTTCAACAGAATTATTTGGTGTATTCAAAAGAAAAATTATAGAACGCCATGTAAATATGACCATGGAAATCAAGGCGATAAATCGCTTTGGAAAAAATATTATTTTTGATTATGAAATATCAAATACCTATATCTTCAAGAAGGAAGAAATAGAAGGTTTTGCAAAAGTAGCATCGAAGAAAATTCCCTTTATCAAAGATTCTGTATATTCCCTTGATAAATATTTCGGCATGACCATGAAGAGCGGTTTTACCGGATCTGTGGTTATTCCTACAGATCTGTTAAAAAGTGGTGTATCCATAAGTTTTTACTTGAAGCATAAGGACTGCACCATAAGTCTTCCCGTTCGTTTTGTAAAAACAGCAGCGCGCCTGGGTAACGCAGATGCATTTTATTGGCGTATCGGGCGTTACCTTATAAGTTATGACTCCGAACATTGCCGAATTTCCGTAACGCAGGCCGGTATGTTCCCCTGCCTGAAAAAGGAACTCGGGCTGTATGCCTTTTTGGTGCGCAGGGCATGTCGACATGAGCTGCCGTTCGGGAGGATGCTCAGAGTCTTGGGCCTGCGCCTTGCCTACTGGGCTACGAAGCCCTTTATAAAGAAAGAGGTATGGCTCAGTTTCGACCAGCTTTTCAAGGGCGGGGATAATGGGGAATATCTGTTCCGGTATGTTAACGATCATGCCGTTGATGGCGTAGATATGTACTACATCATCAATCGAGACTGTGAGGATTCCCGGCGTCTGCGGAAGACATATAAAAATGTTCTTGCTTATAACTCATTTAAACTTCGTCTTTTATCTCTTCACGCAGCTTATGTGTTTGCTACACGCGTTGACGTTAAGCAGTATTGCGGATTCAGCAATGCTATTGAGGAATATTTCAGAGATATCTTGAATTATCGCGTGCTTTGTCTTCAGCACGGACTTTCCATACAGCAGATTGCAGAATATCAGAATAGAATATTCGATAATACACTTTATTATTTTTGTGTGTCTGAATATGAAATAAAAAATATTTCTCATCCTGTGTATGGATACAGTAAAGAGCGTCTGCTTTTGACCGGCGCGCCACGTTATGACGGACTGATCAGCACGGATAAGCGGCAGATACTCATTGCTCCCACATGGCGCAGAAATGTGACTGCGGGCACCAACCGTAAGGGAGAGATGCACTCCTACAGCGTCAATTTCAAGGAAACTGAGTACTACCGGATTTACAACAGTCTTATCAACGATGAAAAGCTCATCGCATGTGCGAAGCGCTGCGGCTACCGGCTTATTTATCTGGTGCATCCCATACTCAGTCCTCAGGTAAATGATTTTGACCGAAACGACTATGTGGAGATTCTTGCCGGTGCGAGCGGCAACATCAATTATGAAAAGATGCTGTCGGAATCCAGCCTGATGGTTACCGATCATTCCGGTATTCAGTATGACTTCGCCTTCATGAAGAAGCCGCTCGTGTACTACCACCCCGATGCGTTGCCGCCGCAGTATGAGGCGAAGACCATGGATTACGAGACCATGGGTTTCGGCCCGGTCTGTCGCAATCACGAATCGGTGGTGGAGGCAATTTGTTCCTATATGGAAAAGAACTGTGCCATTGAGGCGGAGTATGAGCGCAGGATAGAAGCATTCTTCGCCTTTACCGACAGAAACAACTGCAAACGCGTCGTTGAAGGGATGACGTATATCCGTGCGCTGGAAAGCGCGCGGAATATGGTGAAGGCTCGGCACATTGCCTGGCGCTTTGCCGGGTATGAGGTCCATACCGGCGTGGCGGATACCGATGCCATGCTGGCCGCCAGCACCTGTCGTCTGGCAAGCATGGCCGCCCCCTTCCGGGTGCGCAAGCTCTTTCCCGAAGGCGTACAGCTTGCATGGACGGATGTGCCGGGCGGAAAGGGGTACACCCTTTTTCGAAAAATCCGCGGCAAGAAATATGAGCAGATTGCCGGACTTCCCGCAAAGCAGACAACGTTTACCGATGTCCTCAAGCATGGCTGGCCGGTTGAATACAGGCTGGTGGCCGATCTGGGGGACAAGGTGAAGGCGGAGGCTGTGTTGAAGGTGGAAGAGCCCATACGGGTATCAAGGCCGGAACATGCCCATCTGGAGCGCTTGGAAGATGGTTCCCTCCGTTTGGTATGGGAGGCCGATTCCGCAGTTTCAGGATGGAACATCCGATACAAGTCTGCTCAATACCCGAATGGGCACAAAGTGGCCGTTCTTCCCGGATCGGTTCACAGCTGGGACATTCCTGCCGGACTCGGACAGGTAGCAGGCCTTCAGGTGGAAGCGTTTGCGGAAACTGCGCCGGGGATAGTCGCGTACAGCGGATATTGCGCCATGGTCGACTTGGAATCGTTTAAGGAAAAAGCTGCGGATACGATGCTGCCCGCTGTAGAAGATATTGCTCTCGGAGAGGCTGTAGATAATAGCCCTGCTGCAGGCAAGGGCATTCATGAGGATAACGTATGA
- a CDS encoding acyltransferase, with product MSGLNFEDMESLFDKDDDNFDIIKSRKNLYTVSRTWMKETPIKTNVKSFEILEGVNRYCIENNQVEYECLFFPSKAKKLYISLCGGGRAGKKYPVFLRWKYINILDGNYLCIDDPMYNAKKNKSYAEKTNGVLWYYGTKEMSYLKNMLPIIEKFMTLLNVAPEDIVFFGSSGGATAAIYLANLLGGSTAYALNPQYDLAAWKPQITKYFNDVLGIDLTAEDDLGRNKIDITNSQSSFFLVENIASKVDYDQCFSFFKKKNIPLRYGISQYGNIVTWVHCTNGISAHSSSPEKFGFYFLNFLNKQMRKGSDINTARKASFIINEILNEKYEAMKTIDDLYSFQSKMMKILYMYINKHYPMITSISKYEAVKFDMTINGIDDIYYRIYFINKSMYIYCVAKDIDKYEKLFGSLKVNAASLMNNAKEIYFRRGFSEDNYEEVFAEFISDTLHPVLKFSEKENKINEVNISSAYKIAHQFRNEGEIQKGNRIIVVHKNGSREEVDSFPKMEIEFKGKNGLVEVHETVKIKNKIKVFMGERSFLHLDRQVSADSVSLNLTADDTTMWVGERSWLRTLRCICNAEPGMEIIMGKDIVMSLDVLFRPTDGHTIIDLESGAPINMPKFGIHVDDHVWLGQSVTLLKDTHIPRDCVVGAHSLVGKKDFFPNSIIAGIPAKAIKSGITWDEKRIHDYISKKQSGKE from the coding sequence ATGAGCGGTTTAAATTTTGAAGATATGGAAAGTCTTTTTGATAAAGATGATGATAACTTTGATATTATAAAATCAAGAAAGAATCTGTATACTGTTTCAAGAACATGGATGAAAGAAACGCCGATAAAGACGAATGTGAAGTCATTTGAAATTCTTGAAGGCGTAAACAGATACTGTATTGAGAATAATCAGGTTGAATATGAATGTTTGTTTTTCCCTTCCAAAGCAAAGAAGCTGTATATCAGCCTGTGTGGTGGAGGAAGAGCGGGAAAGAAATATCCTGTATTTTTGCGTTGGAAATATATCAATATATTGGATGGAAATTATCTTTGCATAGATGATCCCATGTATAATGCAAAGAAGAATAAATCATATGCTGAAAAGACAAATGGTGTTTTATGGTACTATGGCACGAAGGAGATGTCATATTTAAAGAATATGCTGCCGATCATTGAAAAGTTTATGACGCTGTTGAATGTTGCGCCGGAAGATATTGTGTTTTTCGGCAGTTCGGGAGGTGCTACCGCCGCAATCTATCTGGCGAACCTTCTGGGCGGCTCGACAGCGTACGCTTTGAATCCTCAGTATGATCTGGCCGCATGGAAACCTCAGATCACCAAATATTTTAATGATGTTCTGGGCATTGACTTAACTGCAGAAGACGACCTCGGAAGAAATAAGATCGATATCACCAATTCCCAAAGCAGTTTTTTCCTTGTTGAAAACATTGCGTCGAAGGTGGACTATGACCAATGTTTCAGCTTTTTTAAGAAAAAGAACATACCGTTGCGTTACGGGATATCCCAGTATGGCAATATTGTCACCTGGGTGCACTGTACCAATGGAATATCCGCACATTCTTCAAGTCCAGAAAAGTTTGGTTTTTATTTCCTGAATTTTCTGAATAAGCAGATGCGTAAAGGCAGTGATATAAATACTGCAAGAAAAGCGAGTTTCATCATAAATGAAATATTGAATGAAAAATATGAAGCAATGAAAACTATAGATGATCTTTATAGTTTTCAAAGCAAAATGATGAAAATTTTATATATGTATATAAATAAACATTACCCAATGATAACATCGATAAGTAAATATGAAGCTGTAAAATTCGACATGACCATAAATGGCATTGATGATATATATTATAGAATATATTTTATCAATAAGAGCATGTATATATACTGCGTTGCAAAAGATATAGATAAGTATGAAAAGTTGTTCGGGTCATTAAAGGTGAATGCTGCGTCCCTGATGAACAACGCAAAGGAAATCTATTTCAGGAGAGGATTTTCTGAGGATAACTATGAGGAAGTGTTTGCGGAGTTTATTTCAGACACGCTGCACCCTGTTTTGAAATTTTCTGAAAAAGAAAATAAAATCAATGAAGTGAATATAAGTTCGGCGTACAAGATCGCCCATCAGTTCCGCAATGAGGGAGAAATTCAAAAAGGGAATAGAATCATTGTGGTACATAAAAACGGCAGCCGTGAGGAGGTGGACTCCTTCCCAAAGATGGAGATCGAGTTCAAGGGGAAAAACGGGCTTGTGGAAGTACATGAGACGGTAAAAATAAAAAATAAAATAAAAGTGTTCATGGGGGAAAGAAGCTTCCTGCATCTGGATAGGCAGGTGTCGGCGGACAGCGTCTCTCTGAATCTGACTGCGGATGATACCACCATGTGGGTAGGGGAACGCTCCTGGCTGCGTACGCTTCGCTGCATCTGTAATGCCGAGCCCGGCATGGAGATCATCATGGGCAAGGATATCGTCATGTCGCTGGATGTCCTGTTCCGCCCCACGGATGGACACACCATCATCGATCTCGAAAGTGGTGCTCCCATCAACATGCCGAAGTTCGGCATCCATGTGGATGACCATGTCTGGCTTGGGCAGAGCGTCACCCTGCTGAAAGATACCCATATTCCCAGAGACTGCGTGGTTGGTGCTCATTCACTTGTCGGTAAAAAGGACTTTTTCCCGAACAGCATCATTGCCGGAATTCCGGCGAAGGCCATAAAGTCTGGGATCACCTGGGATGAAAAAAGGATACATGATTATATCAGTAAGAAGCAGAGCGGGAAGGAGTAA